A single region of the Thermococcus paralvinellae genome encodes:
- a CDS encoding serine protein kinase RIO, with amino-acid sequence MDRLDREIAEILGLDERREKDSELFKVFSEVFDKTTVETLSYFHRRGKIEQLLGVISTGKEANVFAGVDSRGNKIAVKIYRTYTTEFRRIWEYLAADPRIGYLPKDIRKLVFVWTRREFKNLQRAMKYAVRAPEPIAFRNNILIMEFIGDENPAPRLKDVEKVLEKRDFEELYEFSMNAIERLWKRGDMVHGDLSEYNILIWEKPVIIDWSQATVKRNRMSLTLLYRDLRNIINYFGRKGVAVDDLEEKFKELTGD; translated from the coding sequence ATGGACAGGTTAGATAGAGAGATTGCAGAAATACTCGGATTAGATGAGCGTAGAGAAAAAGACAGCGAACTGTTCAAAGTTTTCAGTGAAGTCTTTGATAAAACGACTGTTGAGACTTTAAGCTATTTCCACAGAAGGGGCAAAATAGAGCAACTTTTAGGAGTGATTTCAACAGGTAAAGAGGCAAATGTTTTTGCTGGAGTGGATAGCAGGGGCAATAAAATAGCAGTTAAAATTTACCGCACCTACACAACAGAGTTCAGAAGAATCTGGGAGTATTTGGCTGCAGATCCAAGAATTGGCTACCTTCCAAAAGACATTAGAAAGCTTGTCTTTGTCTGGACACGGAGGGAATTTAAAAATCTGCAGAGAGCTATGAAATATGCAGTTAGGGCACCAGAACCGATTGCTTTTCGCAATAATATCCTGATAATGGAGTTCATTGGGGATGAAAATCCAGCACCTCGTTTGAAGGATGTGGAAAAGGTGTTAGAAAAAAGGGACTTTGAAGAGCTTTATGAGTTTTCAATGAATGCAATAGAGAGACTCTGGAAGAGAGGAGATATGGTTCACGGAGATTTAAGTGAGTACAACATCTTGATTTGGGAGAAGCCTGTAATAATTGACTGGTCTCAGGCAACTGTAAAGAGGAATAGAATGAGTTTAACTTTACTATATCGTGATTTGAGGAATATCATCAATTACTTCGGTAGAAAAGGGGTTGCCGTTGATGATCTTGAGGAGAAGTTCAAAGAGCTAACAGGTGATTAA
- a CDS encoding KH domain-containing protein, which yields MEEEFDKLLKKYEYVDKEGEKESEFGENIDYEAFGEQEEFVRIPKERIGVLIGKKGSTKKKIEEITKTRIEVDSETGEVFISSTEKTDDPLAVWKARDVVMAIGRGFSPERAFRLFNEGEVLEIINLSDIIIGNEKNALPRIRGRIIGRKGRTREIIEEMSGASVSVYGKTVAIIGNPIQVEIAKTAIEKLAKGSPHGTVYKYLERRKKDLELEGGVYYGKG from the coding sequence ATGGAGGAAGAGTTTGACAAGCTACTCAAGAAGTATGAGTATGTTGATAAAGAGGGTGAGAAGGAAAGTGAATTTGGAGAGAACATAGATTATGAGGCCTTTGGTGAGCAAGAAGAATTCGTGAGGATTCCAAAGGAGAGAATTGGGGTTCTCATTGGAAAGAAAGGCTCAACCAAGAAGAAAATTGAAGAGATTACAAAGACCAGAATAGAGGTGGACAGTGAAACTGGTGAAGTGTTCATAAGCTCAACTGAAAAAACAGATGACCCATTAGCAGTTTGGAAAGCAAGGGATGTCGTAATGGCTATTGGTAGGGGATTTTCTCCAGAGAGAGCTTTCCGTCTGTTCAACGAAGGTGAAGTTCTTGAGATAATCAACTTAAGCGATATAATCATTGGAAACGAAAAGAATGCCTTGCCGAGAATTAGAGGTAGAATAATCGGTAGGAAAGGAAGAACAAGAGAGATTATTGAGGAAATGAGCGGTGCAAGCGTTAGTGTTTACGGCAAAACAGTCGCTATCATCGGGAACCCTATTCAAGTTGAGATTGCCAAGACTGCCATAGAGAAATTGGCCAAGGGTTCCCCACATGGGACTGTGTATAAGTACCTCGAAAGGAGAAAGAAGGATTTAGAGCTTGAAGGAGGCGTTTATTATGGCAAAGGCTAA
- the top6B gene encoding DNA topoisomerase VI subunit B: protein MAKAKELFKEFKIQSVSEFFRRNAAMLGYTGKIRSLTTVVHEAVTNSLDACEEAGILPYVRVEIEELGREHYKIIVEDNGPGIPEKFITHVFGKMLAGTKAHRNIQSRGQQGIGISGAVMFAQITSGKATRVITSTGGDEIIEAWVKIDVEKNEGKIVKKLKHPNPTGWRGTRIELEVKNVKYVRSKQGVFWYLKLTAIANPHAHIELIEPDGKLIVFPRSSEEIPKPPVEMKPHPKGVMTDDIYRMAKKTRKNTVKRFLISEFSRISDKKIDELIKYIAAIRLINREEDKRIKDQLFERLAKGEVDLILKSYGRRAKKVLKEVQKLMEKPPEKLSWHEAEEIVEAFKYMKFLAPPTHGLRPIGEENIVKGLTGILKPEFVTAVTRSPKVYRGGIPFQVEVGLAYGGELESTFNLLRYANRVPLLFDAGACVTTMAARSIDWKRYKVEDLDRAPLTLLINVISVHVPYTSTGKQSIANEDEIYEEIRLAIMEAARRLQTYLSGKHRRLYQVKRKKTLQKYVPEIARALSILTGEPEEKIKEYFLRLIEKKFENVEETLEQAVEVEADAEA from the coding sequence ATGGCAAAGGCTAAAGAACTCTTTAAAGAATTTAAAATTCAGAGCGTCAGCGAATTCTTCAGAAGAAACGCCGCAATGTTAGGTTACACCGGGAAAATTCGCTCACTTACAACAGTGGTTCATGAGGCTGTCACGAATTCTTTAGATGCATGTGAAGAGGCTGGAATTTTACCCTATGTGAGGGTTGAGATAGAGGAGCTTGGTAGGGAGCATTACAAAATAATCGTTGAAGACAACGGTCCGGGAATCCCAGAGAAGTTCATAACTCACGTTTTCGGAAAGATGCTTGCCGGTACAAAGGCTCACAGAAATATACAGAGCAGAGGTCAACAGGGTATTGGTATCAGCGGTGCAGTCATGTTTGCCCAAATTACAAGCGGAAAGGCAACGCGCGTAATAACTTCAACTGGTGGGGATGAGATAATTGAGGCATGGGTTAAGATTGATGTTGAAAAGAATGAGGGTAAAATTGTCAAGAAGCTTAAGCACCCAAATCCAACGGGCTGGAGAGGAACAAGGATAGAGCTAGAGGTTAAAAACGTCAAATATGTCCGCTCAAAGCAGGGTGTTTTCTGGTATCTCAAGCTCACAGCTATTGCCAACCCCCACGCTCATATTGAGTTAATTGAACCAGATGGAAAACTTATTGTCTTTCCACGCTCAAGTGAAGAAATCCCAAAGCCTCCGGTTGAGATGAAACCACATCCAAAGGGTGTTATGACAGATGACATCTATAGAATGGCAAAGAAGACGAGGAAGAACACAGTAAAGAGATTTTTGATTTCCGAGTTCTCAAGAATCAGCGACAAGAAAATAGATGAGCTCATCAAATACATAGCCGCAATTAGGCTCATTAACCGCGAGGAGGATAAGAGAATAAAAGACCAGCTCTTTGAGAGATTAGCTAAAGGAGAAGTGGATTTAATTTTGAAAAGCTATGGAAGAAGGGCAAAGAAGGTTCTTAAAGAGGTTCAAAAGCTCATGGAAAAACCTCCAGAAAAACTTAGCTGGCATGAAGCTGAGGAGATAGTTGAGGCGTTTAAGTACATGAAGTTCTTAGCACCTCCAACCCATGGATTAAGACCAATTGGGGAGGAAAATATCGTTAAAGGTCTCACCGGAATTCTCAAACCAGAGTTTGTTACCGCAGTTACGAGATCACCTAAAGTTTACAGAGGTGGAATTCCATTCCAAGTTGAGGTTGGTTTGGCTTACGGCGGTGAGCTCGAAAGCACGTTTAATCTCCTAAGATATGCCAACAGAGTTCCTTTATTATTTGATGCAGGTGCATGTGTAACAACAATGGCTGCCCGTAGCATAGATTGGAAGCGCTACAAAGTTGAGGACTTAGACAGAGCTCCCTTAACACTTCTGATCAACGTCATCAGCGTCCACGTTCCTTACACCTCAACAGGAAAGCAGAGCATAGCCAATGAAGACGAGATTTATGAAGAGATAAGGCTAGCCATAATGGAAGCAGCGAGAAGATTGCAGACGTATTTAAGCGGTAAGCATAGGAGATTATATCAAGTCAAGAGGAAGAAAACGCTTCAAAAATATGTTCCAGAAATAGCGAGAGCTTTGAGTATCTTAACAGGCGAGCCTGAGGAGAAGATTAAGGAATACTTCCTTAGATTGATTGAGAAGAAGTTTGAAAATGTTGAGGAAACATTAGAACAAGCAGTGGAGGTTGAAGCAGATGCTGAAGCGTGA
- a CDS encoding DNA topoisomerase IV subunit A, which translates to MLKRERPKERFGYDPQKVLRKLEELGREILKEVRQGKNPYFDIPTRGLNNVYFDEVKRVIRMGDKLSRRYFLNVAHARKFMQTLLIAAYVKRLVSEGKHASLREAYYANKHTIPGTKENTFEDQSESDPIIEDLERMLGVLREEMHLTADRRGYVYGDITIRDGEDEFNTSKLGMGGWAVPGTVEHIQFVDINVDYALVVETAAMADRLIEEKFPKKERALIIATQGQASRGVRRLIHRLHYEEGLPIIVFTDGDPYGWYIYSTIKQGSINLAYLSEKLATPEAKFVGMTMDDIKKYGLENVTEKLKGIPPNKKGGPTGDYKRIIEEMNYPWFKNKEWQRQLKLALEWGVRIEQQALANKSLEFVAKKYLPEKIANEELLP; encoded by the coding sequence ATGCTGAAGCGTGAAAGGCCAAAGGAGCGTTTTGGCTACGATCCACAGAAGGTTCTCCGCAAATTGGAAGAGCTTGGAAGAGAAATCCTCAAAGAAGTTAGACAGGGAAAGAATCCCTACTTTGACATACCGACTAGAGGATTAAACAACGTTTACTTTGATGAGGTCAAGAGAGTCATTAGGATGGGAGATAAGCTCTCAAGGAGATACTTTCTCAACGTTGCTCATGCAAGAAAGTTCATGCAGACATTGCTCATAGCAGCTTATGTAAAGAGATTGGTGAGTGAAGGAAAACACGCGAGCTTGAGAGAAGCCTACTATGCCAACAAACACACAATTCCTGGAACCAAGGAGAACACATTTGAAGACCAGAGCGAAAGCGACCCAATCATCGAGGATCTGGAAAGAATGCTTGGCGTCTTAAGAGAAGAAATGCACCTAACTGCTGACAGAAGAGGGTACGTTTATGGGGATATAACAATCAGAGATGGCGAAGATGAGTTCAACACTTCAAAGCTCGGTATGGGTGGTTGGGCTGTCCCAGGAACTGTTGAGCACATCCAGTTCGTTGATATAAACGTTGACTACGCATTGGTTGTGGAGACAGCAGCTATGGCTGACCGTTTAATTGAAGAAAAGTTTCCGAAGAAGGAAAGGGCTTTAATCATAGCAACTCAGGGACAGGCTTCAAGAGGTGTGAGAAGATTAATTCACCGTCTGCACTATGAAGAGGGCTTGCCCATAATAGTTTTCACAGACGGTGACCCATATGGTTGGTATATTTACTCAACAATAAAGCAAGGTTCTATTAACCTTGCTTACCTCAGCGAGAAGCTTGCGACACCTGAGGCAAAGTTCGTTGGAATGACCATGGACGACATCAAAAAATACGGTCTGGAGAATGTCACTGAAAAGCTCAAGGGAATTCCGCCAAACAAGAAGGGTGGTCCAACAGGAGACTACAAAAGAATTATCGAGGAGATGAACTATCCATGGTTCAAGAACAAGGAGTGGCAGAGACAGCTGAAGCTGGCCTTGGAGTGGGGTGTCAGAATTGAGCAACAGGCTTTAGCAAATAAGAGCCTAGAGTTCGTTGCTAAGAAATATCTGCCTGAAAAAATTGCAAACGAGGAGTTGCTGCCATGA
- a CDS encoding DUF530 family protein, giving the protein MTTTEELVAQVNKILDDIGIDMAGLFESFDILSLVFHLNRNIEILRDFEEELSRRVGETVPSVRGLDKKEKDPHIRWLYKKKHNRILALERLRSAIVAHKMALALISANYSFYIGNKEIDVKTIKKHEELRRIRVVKKPVILGRLEILPHLAYSGDVLKLLGQESVEAREAFKLIKAKLREKGVVRKKSFRIEVEYWESGRLKKTRLDIPTDADIESELRKRFGKRFRWRVLSYVKTKGVLINNHYTVDNLALAYATFDPERGPELLGLDLFRYYFLTSEKERESLGLYPDIKLCIDCHYSIFDLPFMKEKWFRTGFGSMMIIQKCEIEKMLSGKRSEISNIPNYLLGGAILYGVSPFNEEKVAELLGLDLDKLTEAIRKLVLSGLHTSLFTNVEKFEKFMPKSDKAKRFLELLQG; this is encoded by the coding sequence ATGACGACCACCGAAGAGCTGGTCGCTCAGGTAAATAAAATTTTAGACGACATTGGAATTGATATGGCTGGGTTATTTGAGAGTTTTGACATTCTCTCTCTTGTTTTTCATTTAAACAGGAATATAGAGATTTTGAGAGATTTTGAAGAAGAACTATCAAGAAGGGTTGGAGAAACTGTACCTTCAGTTAGAGGCTTGGACAAGAAGGAAAAGGATCCCCACATAAGGTGGCTGTATAAAAAGAAGCACAACAGAATTTTAGCTCTTGAGAGATTAAGAAGCGCAATAGTAGCTCATAAAATGGCCTTGGCCCTAATTTCAGCAAACTATTCGTTCTATATTGGAAACAAGGAGATAGATGTAAAAACTATTAAAAAGCATGAAGAGCTCAGGAGGATAAGGGTTGTTAAAAAGCCTGTCATCCTCGGAAGGCTTGAAATTCTACCTCATTTAGCATATTCTGGCGATGTACTGAAGCTTCTTGGCCAAGAAAGTGTTGAAGCTAGAGAGGCATTTAAGCTCATAAAGGCAAAGCTTAGGGAAAAAGGTGTTGTTAGGAAGAAGAGCTTTAGAATCGAAGTTGAGTATTGGGAAAGCGGAAGGCTAAAGAAGACGAGGCTTGACATTCCTACGGATGCAGATATAGAGAGCGAGCTCAGAAAAAGATTCGGAAAGCGCTTCCGCTGGAGAGTCTTGAGCTATGTGAAAACAAAGGGAGTTCTTATAAATAACCACTATACCGTCGATAACTTAGCTTTAGCCTATGCAACATTCGATCCGGAGAGAGGTCCGGAACTCCTTGGACTTGACTTATTTAGATATTATTTCTTGACCTCTGAAAAGGAAAGGGAAAGTCTTGGACTTTATCCGGATATCAAGCTTTGCATTGACTGTCACTATTCAATTTTTGATTTGCCCTTTATGAAAGAGAAGTGGTTTAGAACGGGCTTTGGAAGTATGATGATTATTCAAAAGTGTGAAATTGAGAAAATGCTCAGCGGAAAGAGAAGCGAGATTTCAAACATACCTAACTACCTTCTTGGTGGAGCAATCCTATACGGTGTCAGCCCATTTAATGAGGAGAAAGTTGCAGAGCTGCTTGGGCTGGATTTGGATAAGCTTACCGAGGCAATCAGAAAGCTTGTTTTATCTGGTCTTCACACATCTCTGTTTACGAATGTTGAAAAGTTTGAGAAGTTTATGCCAAAGAGCGATAAAGCAAAGAGATTTTTGGAGCTCCTTCAGGGGTGA
- a CDS encoding DUF1699 family protein codes for MRVEVKARNNEELLRKIDEMLNENVREVYINLRPTKEILVRILENAPNVRVIGCPPSLYPKVSKRVVNALRQMGIDIVPMKKSRGRPRKYDETVLLQIRELMKKGKTPKEISRELGIPLRTLYYMINGK; via the coding sequence GTGAGAGTTGAAGTAAAAGCGAGAAATAACGAGGAGCTTTTGAGAAAAATAGATGAGATGCTTAACGAAAATGTTAGAGAGGTTTACATTAACCTTAGACCAACAAAAGAAATACTCGTGAGAATTCTGGAAAATGCCCCAAATGTAAGGGTCATCGGCTGTCCACCGAGCTTGTATCCAAAAGTCTCAAAGAGAGTTGTAAACGCTCTCAGGCAGATGGGTATTGACATTGTCCCTATGAAAAAATCGAGAGGAAGGCCAAGAAAATATGATGAAACTGTTCTTCTCCAAATAAGAGAGCTTATGAAAAAAGGAAAAACTCCAAAGGAAATCAGCAGAGAATTAGGAATTCCCCTAAGAACTTTGTACTATATGATTAACGGAAAATAA
- a CDS encoding DUF4129 domain-containing protein, which produces MEPHLEDNRSYKRNLKHTKTVDTIKHAIVFLLMLFLFSMLFRYAIKSEASSFNIEWLYLIWGFFFFIAMAIALRFLFETGISGERLPRKRSKWRNVAEFITLFALVVAVYLILTAKPRYLPRGEAPLIRYPKWIMGFGLNQTVMVYYKPLPLYMYVIPLLIAASIVLTAVKRRRKHTVIMGELHRFNPQMTFDTIEGTPEERIIKMYKNVVAGLILKGYPYQKSWTHWEHEEKLKNIFEDLDDLHTLTRIFEKAKYAKKLSDEDIEVARKSYDNLMKFLR; this is translated from the coding sequence ATGGAGCCTCACTTGGAGGATAACAGGAGTTATAAGAGAAACCTCAAACATACAAAGACAGTTGATACTATAAAACATGCCATTGTCTTTTTACTCATGCTTTTTCTGTTCTCAATGCTTTTTAGATATGCGATTAAATCCGAAGCCTCCTCCTTTAATATTGAGTGGCTATATCTGATATGGGGATTCTTTTTCTTCATAGCCATGGCTATTGCGTTGAGATTTCTCTTTGAAACCGGCATTTCAGGTGAAAGACTTCCAAGGAAGAGAAGCAAGTGGAGAAATGTCGCTGAGTTTATTACATTGTTTGCACTTGTTGTTGCCGTTTACCTCATCCTCACAGCTAAACCTCGCTATTTACCTCGCGGGGAGGCTCCTCTTATAAGGTACCCAAAATGGATTATGGGCTTTGGGCTTAATCAGACTGTTATGGTTTACTACAAACCTCTCCCCTTGTATATGTATGTAATCCCTCTCCTTATTGCTGCCTCTATTGTTTTAACCGCAGTTAAAAGACGGAGAAAGCACACCGTAATTATGGGCGAACTTCACAGATTTAACCCACAAATGACATTTGACACGATTGAAGGAACGCCAGAGGAGAGGATAATAAAGATGTACAAGAACGTTGTCGCGGGGCTTATTTTGAAGGGCTATCCCTATCAAAAGAGCTGGACTCATTGGGAGCATGAAGAAAAGCTGAAAAATATTTTTGAGGATTTAGATGACCTGCACACATTAACAAGGATATTTGAAAAAGCAAAATATGCCAAAAAGCTTAGCGATGAAGATATAGAAGTCGCAAGAAAAAGTTATGACAACCTAATGAAATTCTTGAGATAG
- a CDS encoding GTP cyclohydrolase IV, protein MSEIFETQEEVPEIREKLHRVGITNLRTVAKINWKGKLYTFIPTFEITIDVPEEKKGIHMSRLVESITETMSEAIEEEVSKVHSSLEDLELAIIKRLEKKHPHKRAEIWIKTHLILEKETPASRRKSLETYDVEVGVIKDETKGKLEKVLRVTVIGNTACPHAMANNQGKTHIQRAIATLEIKTNFDEEIALEDMIEVVESSFSSPTYTLLKTVDENAVVQKMYQNPRFVEDVAREIIFKAKQRFKGKIHVKVISLESIHKHDVIAETWYIP, encoded by the coding sequence ATGAGTGAGATTTTTGAAACTCAAGAGGAAGTTCCGGAGATTAGAGAGAAGCTTCATAGGGTTGGTATAACTAATCTCAGAACTGTGGCAAAGATTAACTGGAAAGGCAAACTTTACACGTTTATCCCAACATTCGAAATTACCATCGACGTTCCAGAAGAGAAAAAAGGAATACACATGAGCCGTCTTGTAGAGAGCATAACAGAAACAATGAGTGAAGCAATAGAAGAGGAGGTCAGCAAAGTTCATTCATCGCTTGAAGATCTCGAACTTGCTATAATTAAACGCTTAGAGAAAAAACATCCACACAAGAGAGCTGAAATATGGATAAAAACTCATCTAATTCTAGAAAAAGAAACTCCTGCAAGCAGACGGAAGAGCCTAGAAACCTATGATGTGGAGGTTGGAGTAATAAAGGATGAAACAAAAGGAAAACTCGAAAAAGTACTTAGGGTTACAGTCATAGGAAACACAGCATGCCCACATGCAATGGCAAACAATCAAGGAAAAACACACATCCAGAGGGCGATAGCAACTCTTGAAATAAAGACGAACTTTGATGAAGAAATAGCCCTTGAGGATATGATCGAAGTCGTTGAAAGCTCTTTTAGTTCTCCAACATATACACTTCTGAAGACTGTTGACGAAAATGCTGTTGTTCAGAAAATGTACCAGAATCCAAGATTTGTTGAAGACGTTGCTAGAGAGATAATATTCAAAGCAAAGCAACGTTTCAAAGGCAAAATTCACGTGAAGGTTATCAGCCTAGAGAGCATCCACAAGCATGATGTAATAGCTGAGACTTGGTATATACCGTAA
- a CDS encoding DUF2284 domain-containing protein, with protein MIIVYEKEINTENIVVSPRPIWKCRTCPVYGKSPSCPPYVPSWKEAKEWVKHFKRALLIKFQINYENFEEEKRKVLLYLLKKEEEFFKSGYPYAFTLFPGNCNLCNECEFEKSGKCLMPTKVRPSLDAIGIELSKIVDLDFSESVLYGLILVD; from the coding sequence ATGATAATTGTCTATGAAAAAGAAATAAATACAGAGAACATCGTTGTCTCTCCCAGACCTATCTGGAAGTGTAGAACTTGCCCAGTTTATGGTAAAAGTCCCTCATGTCCTCCTTATGTTCCTTCTTGGAAAGAAGCTAAAGAATGGGTTAAACACTTCAAGAGAGCTCTTTTAATTAAGTTTCAAATCAATTATGAGAACTTTGAAGAAGAAAAGAGAAAAGTACTCCTCTATCTGCTCAAGAAGGAAGAAGAATTCTTTAAGTCAGGTTATCCCTATGCCTTTACGCTCTTTCCTGGTAATTGCAACCTCTGTAACGAATGCGAGTTCGAAAAGAGTGGCAAGTGCTTGATGCCAACAAAAGTCAGACCTTCCCTTGACGCCATAGGAATAGAGCTATCCAAGATTGTTGACTTAGACTTCAGCGAAAGTGTTTTGTATGGATTGATATTAGTAGATTAA
- a CDS encoding PIN domain-containing protein has product MELVIDKPELQILLNLLPDDTLVSYPLYGNFSLLKFRRKGYGYEIEALANPEAFSEILSEKRDSLHDLPNYRDFHECVLASGIIKYANLDEFKKHLESYELLSKRVIFAPDTNIFYHRFISTYPPLRRYELAVVDVVIWEIEQSMNYKYHSRHISALKRILYNSPLLDEFYNRRMKKSRKAAYIALKEFKALKDRIIEVRRVHENTGTNDELIVKSLKRFDKETPSLVILLTADVAMTDIAELEGLEYFLFEYPHEELSIHYATPYQMRTLLFNLAAVFGVIQVGDALIFGEFGGKVKLNELKLKFLHNSIYHEFTFHLKLSRKLRELKIEK; this is encoded by the coding sequence ATGGAGCTGGTCATAGACAAGCCAGAACTTCAAATTCTACTTAACCTCCTCCCTGACGACACACTTGTCTCTTATCCGCTTTATGGCAATTTTTCTCTCTTGAAATTTAGAAGAAAAGGTTATGGCTATGAAATTGAAGCCTTAGCAAATCCAGAAGCTTTTTCTGAAATTTTATCAGAAAAAAGAGATTCTCTTCATGATCTGCCAAATTACAGAGATTTCCACGAGTGTGTCTTAGCTTCGGGTATAATAAAATATGCGAACCTTGACGAGTTTAAGAAACATCTTGAGAGTTATGAGCTTTTAAGCAAGAGAGTGATTTTTGCTCCAGATACAAACATTTTTTACCACCGCTTTATTTCCACATATCCTCCCCTTAGAAGGTATGAGCTTGCGGTAGTTGATGTAGTCATATGGGAAATTGAGCAGTCCATGAACTATAAATATCATTCAAGGCATATAAGTGCTTTAAAACGTATTCTTTACAATTCCCCTCTTCTAGACGAATTTTACAATAGAAGAATGAAAAAATCAAGAAAGGCGGCATACATAGCCCTTAAGGAGTTTAAAGCCCTGAAAGACAGAATAATAGAAGTCAGAAGAGTTCATGAAAACACAGGTACAAATGACGAACTTATTGTTAAATCCCTCAAACGGTTTGACAAAGAAACTCCTTCTCTCGTTATTCTCTTAACAGCAGACGTTGCAATGACAGATATAGCGGAGCTTGAAGGGCTTGAGTATTTCCTCTTTGAGTATCCTCATGAAGAGCTCTCAATTCACTATGCAACTCCTTACCAGATGAGAACTCTGCTCTTTAATTTAGCTGCAGTTTTTGGAGTTATACAAGTTGGAGACGCTCTGATATTTGGAGAATTTGGAGGAAAAGTTAAGCTTAATGAACTTAAATTAAAATTCCTACATAATTCAATTTACCATGAGTTCACATTCCATTTAAAGCTCAGTAGAAAGCTTAGAGAGCTAAAAATAGAGAAATAA